The proteins below are encoded in one region of Paenacidovorax monticola:
- a CDS encoding M20/M25/M40 family metallo-hydrolase produces the protein MQRPSPSILRPLIASLSLAFAATLAQAAPVAAVHELAQKEQQPLLDTLRDLVHIESGSKDIEGLNQIAERVAGQLKALGGAVEVLQPSDIYRLDDTPEKVGPAVQAVFKGQGTKKIMLIAHMDTVYLKGMLKDQPFRIEGDKAYGLGIADDKQGVALILHTVALLQKLGFKDYGTLTVLINGDEEISSPGWRSTITRVAADQDAVFSFEGGGTDGSLRLATSGIGAAYLTVQGKASHAGAKPEDGVNALTELSHQLLQLKDLSKPEQGLKLNWTVSKSGSNRNVIPAEATAQADARALKVADFDALEKELQARVQKKLLPDAKVAVKFEVRRPPLEANEASRRVAAYGKTVYQELGLPLTVVERATGGGTDAAFAALKARGAVVEGMGLSGYGAHSNNAEYVQLNTIVPRLYLATRMIMDLSAGKLK, from the coding sequence ATGCAACGCCCATCGCCCTCCATCCTCCGTCCCCTGATCGCATCGCTGTCGCTGGCTTTCGCGGCCACGCTGGCCCAGGCCGCGCCCGTGGCCGCCGTGCACGAACTGGCGCAGAAGGAGCAGCAGCCGCTGCTCGATACGCTGCGCGATCTCGTGCACATCGAGTCGGGCAGCAAGGACATCGAGGGCCTGAACCAGATCGCCGAGCGCGTGGCCGGCCAACTCAAGGCCCTGGGCGGCGCGGTGGAGGTGCTGCAGCCCAGCGACATCTACCGCCTGGACGACACGCCCGAGAAGGTCGGCCCTGCCGTGCAGGCCGTGTTCAAGGGCCAGGGCACGAAGAAGATCATGCTCATCGCCCACATGGACACGGTGTACCTCAAGGGCATGCTCAAGGACCAGCCGTTCCGCATCGAGGGTGACAAGGCCTACGGCCTGGGCATCGCGGACGACAAGCAGGGCGTGGCGCTGATCCTGCACACCGTGGCGTTGCTGCAGAAGCTCGGCTTCAAGGACTATGGCACCCTCACCGTGCTCATCAACGGCGACGAGGAAATCAGCTCGCCCGGCTGGCGCAGCACCATCACGCGCGTGGCAGCCGATCAGGACGCCGTGTTCTCCTTCGAGGGGGGCGGTACCGACGGCTCGCTGCGCCTGGCCACGAGCGGCATCGGCGCGGCCTACCTCACGGTGCAGGGCAAGGCCTCTCACGCGGGCGCCAAGCCCGAGGACGGCGTGAACGCGCTCACCGAGCTGTCGCACCAGTTGCTGCAGCTCAAGGACCTCTCCAAGCCCGAGCAGGGGCTCAAGCTGAACTGGACCGTCTCCAAGAGCGGCTCCAACCGCAATGTGATCCCCGCCGAGGCCACGGCCCAGGCTGACGCTCGCGCGCTCAAGGTGGCCGACTTCGATGCGCTGGAGAAGGAGCTGCAGGCCCGCGTGCAGAAGAAACTGCTGCCCGATGCCAAGGTGGCCGTGAAGTTCGAGGTGCGCCGCCCGCCGCTCGAAGCCAACGAAGCCTCGCGCCGTGTGGCCGCCTACGGCAAGACCGTCTACCAGGAACTGGGCCTGCCGCTCACCGTGGTCGAACGGGCCACGGGCGGCGGCACCGATGCCGCCTTCGCCGCCCTCAAGGCCAGGGGCGCGGTGGTGGAGGGCATGGGCCTGTCGGGCTACGGCGCGCACTCCAACAACGCCGAGTACGTGCAGCTCAACACCATCGTGCCGCGCCTGTACCTGGCCACGCGCATGATCATGGACCTTTCGGCGGGCAAGCTGAAGTAA